A single region of the Arthrobacter sp. PAMC25564 genome encodes:
- a CDS encoding response regulator transcription factor, which produces MATSHSMTNNLPQLTHPDGSPIRALVVDDEPSLSELMSMGLRMAGWSVAVAADGPEAVKLAKEFRPDVLVLDVMLPGFDGVELLGRIRAFAPEVPALFLTAKDAVQDKITGLAAGGDDYVTKPFSMEEVLLRLHRLVQRSGVAAMDTAELVVGDLVLNVDTREVTRAGEELHLTATQFELLRYLMENPKRVISKSQILDRVWDYDFGGQANIVELYISYLRKKVDANHQPMIHTVRGAGYVLKPAE; this is translated from the coding sequence ATGGCCACTTCGCACTCCATGACCAACAACCTTCCCCAGCTCACCCATCCCGACGGCTCGCCCATCCGCGCGCTGGTGGTGGACGACGAGCCCAGCCTTTCCGAGCTCATGAGTATGGGCCTGCGGATGGCGGGCTGGTCCGTCGCCGTCGCCGCCGACGGCCCCGAGGCGGTCAAGCTTGCCAAGGAGTTCCGCCCCGACGTCCTGGTGCTGGACGTTATGCTCCCCGGATTCGACGGCGTGGAACTGCTGGGCAGGATCCGGGCTTTCGCGCCGGAGGTCCCGGCCTTGTTCCTGACCGCCAAGGACGCCGTGCAGGACAAGATCACCGGACTGGCCGCCGGCGGGGATGACTACGTCACCAAGCCGTTCAGCATGGAAGAAGTGCTGCTGCGCCTGCACCGGCTCGTCCAGCGCTCTGGCGTGGCCGCGATGGACACCGCGGAACTCGTCGTCGGGGACCTCGTGCTCAACGTCGACACCCGGGAAGTCACCCGTGCCGGGGAGGAACTGCACCTCACGGCCACGCAGTTCGAACTGCTGCGCTACCTCATGGAGAACCCCAAGCGCGTCATCAGCAAGTCCCAGATCCTGGACCGGGTCTGGGACTACGACTTCGGCGGCCAGGCGAACATCGTCGAGCTCTACATTTCCTACCTGCGCAAAAAAGTCGATGCCAACCACCAGCCCATGATCCACACGGTGCGCGGCGCCGGCTACGTCCTGAAGCCGGCGGAGTAG
- a CDS encoding winged helix-turn-helix domain-containing protein, giving the protein MSVASGYVHISVRNASKAGQTSGIRQGFGGRPAFAPASSGSSFPAPGYAAQGYNPNSYGQLRAVPPAPDTAPTPVIAPGAGAAVRPAAGDNVARGFVLYMGIDEDTAAAAGTSIAKLAQEIRAYAQSLVAGAESYAAVAVAPASAPGSALDVVRSTFGDPTAGARQRTETARLQPPQDPRPSGVLIDLARREVHLDGESLNLTFKEFELLNYLVENGTRTVGRDELLEGLWRNAEEVPNERTIDVHIRRLRSKLGRLANTVRTVRGQGYRFYEHPEVVVWAAPEYSI; this is encoded by the coding sequence ATGTCAGTTGCATCTGGATACGTCCACATCTCCGTCCGTAACGCCAGCAAGGCCGGGCAGACCTCGGGCATTCGCCAGGGCTTCGGCGGCCGCCCGGCCTTCGCCCCCGCCAGCTCCGGCAGCAGCTTCCCTGCGCCCGGCTACGCCGCACAGGGCTACAACCCGAACTCCTATGGACAGCTCCGCGCCGTTCCGCCGGCACCGGACACAGCGCCCACCCCCGTGATTGCCCCCGGCGCCGGTGCAGCGGTCCGCCCCGCCGCTGGTGACAACGTTGCCCGCGGCTTCGTGCTTTACATGGGGATCGACGAAGACACCGCGGCGGCTGCCGGCACGTCCATCGCCAAGCTGGCCCAGGAGATCCGCGCCTACGCACAGTCCCTCGTGGCCGGTGCCGAAAGCTACGCCGCCGTCGCCGTGGCGCCGGCCAGCGCGCCCGGTTCCGCCCTCGACGTCGTCCGTTCCACCTTCGGTGACCCGACGGCCGGTGCCCGCCAGCGCACGGAGACCGCGCGCCTCCAGCCGCCGCAGGACCCTCGTCCGTCCGGCGTGCTGATCGATCTCGCCCGCCGTGAAGTGCACCTCGACGGCGAATCCCTGAACCTTACGTTCAAGGAGTTCGAGCTCCTGAACTACCTCGTCGAGAACGGCACCCGCACCGTGGGCCGCGACGAGCTGCTCGAAGGACTGTGGCGCAATGCCGAAGAGGTGCCGAACGAGCGCACCATCGACGTCCACATCCGCCGCCTGCGCTCCAAGCTCGGACGCCTCGCCAACACCGTCCGCACCGTCCGCGGCCAGGGCTACCGCTTCTACGAGCACCCCGAAGTTGTAGTCTGGGCCGCTCCGGAATACTCCATCTAG
- a CDS encoding histidine phosphatase family protein: MSAHHIRRLVIMRHAKADWPGGVADHDRPLEERGHRDAPVAGRWLLKHDVVPDFILCSSALRTRQTCTWVCSELGDKAPTPKLEDGLYAAPAQRMLTVINHVPDTVTTLMVISHMPGVQDLAMYLASRDSNHDAYMDAATRYPTSALTVMETEKPWAELDGQDARLTRFKVPRAK; encoded by the coding sequence ATGAGCGCGCATCACATTCGACGGCTGGTGATCATGCGGCATGCCAAGGCCGACTGGCCCGGCGGAGTCGCCGATCATGACAGGCCGCTCGAAGAGCGCGGCCACCGGGATGCACCGGTGGCCGGCAGGTGGCTGCTCAAGCACGACGTCGTCCCGGATTTTATCCTCTGCTCCAGTGCCCTCCGCACCAGGCAGACCTGTACCTGGGTGTGCAGCGAACTCGGAGACAAGGCGCCGACGCCAAAGCTTGAGGACGGGCTCTACGCGGCCCCCGCGCAACGGATGCTGACCGTCATCAACCATGTCCCGGATACCGTCACCACCCTCATGGTGATCTCGCACATGCCCGGGGTGCAGGACCTGGCCATGTACCTGGCGTCCCGCGATTCCAACCACGATGCCTACATGGATGCCGCCACGCGGTATCCCACCAGCGCCCTGACGGTGATGGAGACGGAAAAGCCCTGGGCCGAGCTGGACGGCCAGGATGCCAGGCTGACCCGGTTCAAGGTGCCGCGGGCCAAATAG
- a CDS encoding bifunctional glycosyltransferase family 2/GtrA family protein, translated as MTFTDQATGTLSQPPATADIPAPAAGPALAAGPVAGPIAGPGTRRSPIDTRTTLPVLDVTIPVYNEERDLEACLRRLHAYLLGTFPHSFRITVADNASTDGTLKTAERVARELREVTVVHLAEKGRGNALRKVWLASPSPVLAYMDVDLSTDLAALGPLLAPLISGHSDLAVGTRLAHNSRVIRGPKREFISRGYNVLLHTFLGAHFSDAQCGFKAIRADVARQLLPHTLDNAWFFDTELLVLAERCGLRVHEVPVDWTDDPDSSVDILQTALADLRGMARLSRDLVSGRIPVPELRAALARGPLPAASRPHEQSPGGSLFGQLVRFGSIGVASTLAYLAIFLLCRGIMDPQLANFLALLITAVANTAANRRFTFGVQGRHHAARHHFEGLLVFGIGLALTSGALALVHGTPDRWLEVVTVTAANLAATAVKFLLFRLVVFRRRRAHPGPAAGTTDASRPRTETAK; from the coding sequence ATGACGTTCACAGACCAGGCCACAGGAACCCTGTCGCAGCCGCCGGCGACGGCGGACATTCCGGCTCCCGCCGCCGGGCCGGCACTGGCTGCCGGACCCGTTGCAGGACCCATCGCGGGGCCGGGCACCCGCCGCTCCCCCATCGACACCCGCACCACCCTGCCGGTGCTGGACGTGACCATACCGGTCTACAACGAAGAGCGGGACCTGGAAGCCTGCCTGCGCCGGTTGCACGCCTACCTGCTGGGCACATTCCCGCACAGCTTCCGGATCACCGTGGCGGACAACGCCAGCACGGACGGAACCCTCAAGACCGCCGAACGCGTGGCCCGTGAACTGCGCGAGGTGACGGTGGTCCATCTTGCTGAGAAGGGCCGCGGCAACGCGCTGCGGAAAGTCTGGCTCGCCTCGCCGTCGCCCGTCCTGGCCTACATGGACGTGGACCTGTCCACCGATCTCGCGGCGCTGGGGCCCCTGCTCGCCCCGCTGATTTCAGGACACTCCGACCTCGCCGTCGGGACCCGGCTGGCACACAATTCCCGCGTGATCCGGGGCCCCAAGCGGGAATTCATCTCCCGCGGCTACAACGTCCTGCTTCACACCTTCCTGGGCGCGCACTTCAGCGACGCGCAGTGCGGGTTCAAAGCCATCCGTGCGGACGTCGCCCGGCAGTTGCTCCCGCACACCCTGGACAATGCCTGGTTCTTCGACACCGAGCTGCTGGTGCTGGCCGAAAGATGCGGGCTGCGTGTCCACGAGGTGCCGGTGGACTGGACCGACGATCCCGATTCCAGCGTCGACATCCTCCAGACCGCCCTGGCTGATCTGCGCGGCATGGCCCGGCTGAGCCGGGACCTGGTCTCGGGCCGGATCCCCGTTCCCGAACTGCGCGCCGCCCTCGCCCGGGGCCCGCTGCCTGCCGCTTCCCGGCCACATGAACAAAGCCCCGGCGGCAGCCTGTTCGGGCAACTCGTCCGCTTCGGCAGCATCGGGGTCGCCTCCACCCTCGCCTACCTCGCGATCTTCCTGCTCTGCCGCGGCATCATGGACCCCCAGCTCGCCAATTTCCTGGCGCTGCTCATCACGGCGGTGGCCAACACCGCCGCCAACCGGCGCTTCACCTTCGGCGTCCAGGGGCGCCACCACGCGGCACGCCACCACTTCGAAGGACTCCTGGTCTTCGGCATCGGCCTGGCGCTCACCTCCGGCGCCCTGGCCCTCGTCCATGGAACCCCGGACCGCTGGCTGGAAGTCGTCACGGTCACCGCGGCGAACCTCGCCGCGACCGCCGTAAAGTTCTTGCTGTTCCGGCTGGTGGTGTTCCGGCGCCGCCGCGCCCATCCTGGTCCGGCCGCCGGCACCACAGACGCTTCCCGCCCCCGCACAGAAACGGCCAAGTAG
- a CDS encoding TetR/AcrR family transcriptional regulator, with product MSTIRKGPGTSDAGTPASGEAAAGEAEKRLRPGRTNATKQKLFDASMELIGERGAAGVTVDEIAAAAGVSKGTVYYNFGSKSDLIAQLLRHGVDILLARLLSVKDDSADPLNAMAEMIGQAMDFMDEYPSFARLWVSENWRTPSEWQDTFTELRGRLLAVVGAAIEGVAAVYPVDPAVSRGSLETAVFGACFVVGLDRQTYNPERTREQSVGAIMASMRGYVVK from the coding sequence ATGAGCACGATCCGTAAGGGTCCCGGCACCTCAGACGCCGGCACGCCGGCCTCCGGCGAAGCAGCCGCGGGCGAAGCGGAAAAAAGGCTCCGTCCCGGCCGCACGAATGCCACCAAGCAGAAGCTCTTCGACGCTTCCATGGAGCTGATCGGCGAGCGCGGCGCGGCCGGGGTCACGGTCGATGAGATTGCGGCGGCCGCCGGTGTTTCCAAGGGGACCGTGTATTACAACTTCGGCAGCAAGTCCGATCTGATCGCCCAGCTGCTGCGTCACGGCGTGGACATCCTGCTCGCACGGCTCCTGAGCGTCAAGGACGATTCAGCGGATCCCCTCAACGCCATGGCGGAGATGATCGGGCAGGCCATGGACTTCATGGACGAGTATCCTTCCTTCGCCCGGCTGTGGGTCAGCGAGAACTGGCGGACGCCGAGCGAATGGCAGGACACGTTCACCGAGCTCCGCGGACGGCTCCTGGCCGTGGTCGGGGCCGCGATTGAGGGCGTGGCTGCCGTCTACCCGGTGGATCCGGCTGTTTCCCGGGGCAGCCTGGAAACGGCTGTTTTCGGTGCCTGTTTCGTGGTGGGCCTGGACCGCCAGACGTACAACCCGGAGCGGACCAGGGAGCAGAGCGTCGGCGCGATCATGGCCTCCATGCGCGGCTACGTGGTGAAGTAG
- a CDS encoding YhgE/Pip domain-containing protein yields the protein MTVLRLARSELKRMTGGLLPKLTILALTMVPLLYGAVYLYANWNPYGNLNQIDAALVVEDSGATSADGTRLEAGRKVAESLADGHVFNWQTVAGTAEADQGVSSGKYAFALKIPKDFSANLVSPGSFDAASQAMLNVTTNDANNYLLGTIVDKLSTSVHATVAKEVGEETANQLLTGFGTIHSQMLKASDGAGQLADGIATLHDGTVTLHQGTSELRSGAAGLYSGQLKLRDGAATLSAGAGQLSTGLAQLNNKTTALPADTQRLAEGAAGVAAGNAALNTKVQGLVGQLTASEQAAAQARRSLVTASNARLVAAGAITPAQAAAILADFDANPAPATSTSPAATLKTAAGQLQQLADGSAAVNAGAATLAGAAPALSTAVSQASAGADRLAGGASALAAGQQNALDGAGRLSEGAQKLDDGAAQLENGAAAASGGARTLADELAKGAGKVPNPDGTQKDSLARVMADPVAVSTVSQAKADSYGAGLAPFFLTLSLWIGIFMLVQAMRPVTQRALASNAPSWKIAAGGWIPFLAVSAVQASLLTLVVDVGLGLNPAHPVLMWFLMLAAAMAFSAIIQGVVALLGSPGKLVVLILLVLQLVSSGGTFPWQTTPGPLHVVHQVLPMGYVVSGMRHLVYGADLAIIVPTMLGLVGYTVLGLALSTLAVRKNKYWTLKSLKPEIAV from the coding sequence GTGACCGTGCTGCGGCTGGCCCGCTCCGAACTCAAGCGTATGACCGGCGGCTTGCTGCCCAAACTGACCATCCTGGCGCTGACCATGGTGCCGCTGCTCTACGGCGCCGTGTACCTCTATGCCAACTGGAATCCGTATGGAAACCTGAACCAGATCGACGCGGCCCTCGTGGTGGAGGACTCCGGCGCCACCTCGGCCGACGGCACCAGGCTGGAGGCCGGCCGGAAGGTCGCCGAGAGCCTGGCCGACGGCCATGTCTTCAACTGGCAGACCGTCGCCGGCACGGCCGAAGCGGACCAGGGCGTGAGCTCCGGCAAGTACGCCTTCGCCCTGAAGATCCCCAAGGACTTCTCCGCCAACCTCGTCTCCCCCGGCAGCTTCGACGCCGCCAGCCAAGCCATGCTCAACGTCACCACGAACGATGCGAACAACTACCTGCTGGGCACCATCGTGGACAAGCTCAGCACCTCGGTACACGCCACGGTCGCCAAGGAAGTAGGCGAGGAAACCGCCAACCAACTCCTCACCGGCTTCGGCACGATCCACTCGCAGATGCTGAAGGCCTCCGACGGCGCCGGGCAACTGGCCGATGGCATCGCCACTCTCCACGACGGGACGGTGACCCTGCACCAGGGCACGTCAGAGCTCAGGAGCGGCGCCGCGGGACTCTACAGCGGGCAGCTCAAACTCCGGGACGGCGCCGCCACGCTCAGCGCCGGGGCCGGCCAGCTCAGCACCGGACTCGCCCAGCTCAACAACAAGACGACCGCCCTGCCTGCCGACACCCAGCGGCTCGCCGAGGGTGCCGCGGGCGTGGCCGCCGGCAACGCCGCGCTCAACACCAAAGTCCAGGGCCTGGTAGGCCAGCTGACCGCCTCCGAACAGGCGGCAGCGCAGGCACGGCGCAGCCTGGTCACGGCGTCGAACGCCCGGCTGGTCGCGGCCGGGGCCATCACCCCGGCCCAGGCCGCTGCGATCCTGGCCGACTTTGATGCCAACCCCGCCCCGGCCACTTCCACAAGCCCGGCTGCCACCCTCAAGACGGCCGCGGGCCAGCTCCAGCAGCTGGCAGACGGCTCGGCGGCCGTCAATGCAGGCGCCGCCACGCTGGCCGGCGCCGCCCCGGCGCTCAGCACCGCCGTCAGCCAGGCCTCCGCCGGGGCGGACCGGCTCGCCGGCGGCGCCTCCGCCCTTGCCGCCGGGCAGCAGAACGCGCTGGACGGCGCGGGCAGGCTCTCCGAGGGGGCGCAGAAACTCGACGACGGCGCGGCACAGCTGGAGAACGGGGCCGCCGCCGCGTCCGGCGGCGCCCGGACCCTGGCCGACGAACTCGCCAAGGGTGCCGGGAAGGTCCCCAACCCCGACGGCACGCAGAAGGACAGCCTCGCCAGGGTCATGGCGGACCCCGTCGCCGTCAGCACCGTCTCGCAGGCCAAGGCGGACTCCTACGGCGCAGGCCTCGCCCCGTTCTTCCTCACCCTGTCCCTGTGGATCGGGATCTTCATGCTGGTCCAGGCCATGCGGCCCGTCACGCAGCGGGCGCTGGCGTCCAATGCGCCGTCGTGGAAGATCGCGGCCGGGGGCTGGATCCCGTTCCTGGCGGTCTCGGCCGTCCAGGCCAGCCTGCTCACGCTCGTCGTGGATGTGGGGCTGGGGCTCAATCCTGCCCATCCCGTGCTGATGTGGTTCCTGATGCTGGCGGCAGCGATGGCGTTCAGCGCGATCATCCAGGGTGTTGTGGCACTGCTCGGATCGCCCGGAAAGCTCGTGGTGCTGATCCTTTTGGTGCTGCAGCTTGTCTCCTCCGGCGGCACGTTCCCCTGGCAGACCACGCCCGGGCCGTTGCACGTGGTGCACCAGGTCCTCCCCATGGGCTATGTGGTCAGCGGCATGCGGCACCTGGTCTACGGGGCCGATCTGGCCATCATCGTGCCCACCATGCTGGGCCTGGTTGGCTACACTGTGCTGGGGCTGGCACTGTCAACGCTTGCCGTTCGCAAGAACAAATACTGGACCCTCAAGTCCCTGAAACCGGAGATCGCCGTATGA
- a CDS encoding HAMP domain-containing sensor histidine kinase, whose translation MPTLAGEVRTPGRDWRNPSTWHLRTRLVLVAMALLVAICGAVGLFSYASMDLFLTRQLDTQLDQASSRAREFGRPLPGGTGGRPDPLEARGQGVGTLNARILGGAVSSAGFLAEDATRKSLSPDDDYVLLALAPNGIPVDRTLSAGAYRLTAVQAPYGDVIITGLPLAEKENTLASLVWTMVVVSAGGLVLIGLAGTALIRRTMKPLEQLSEVATKVSRLPLDAGEVALAVRVPASAAHPGTEVGSVGYALNQMLDNVSNALEARQHSEMKVRQFVADASHELRTPLTAIRGYTELMRMTEHFTPDGEKSLARVQSQSLRMTTLVEDLLLLARLDEGQPLKLSDVDLTQLAIETVSDEKVIAPDRVWQLELPEEPVVVRGDAAQLHQLLANLLSNARKHTPPGTKVVTGVMRSADGSAVVTVTDNGSGIAPEFIDRVFARFARADAARKNPAVTTAAAAARAGAPVTSGAPARAGAGPAGGAPAPAPTAEGTSGLGLSIVQSIVEAHGGTVEVTSRPGRTEFAVRLPPAPPAAPR comes from the coding sequence GTGCCCACTCTAGCCGGTGAGGTCCGCACCCCCGGCCGTGACTGGCGCAACCCGTCCACGTGGCACCTGCGCACCCGGCTGGTCCTGGTCGCCATGGCCCTGCTCGTGGCGATCTGCGGCGCCGTCGGCCTGTTCAGTTATGCCTCCATGGACCTCTTCCTCACCCGCCAGCTCGATACCCAGCTGGACCAGGCGTCGTCCCGTGCACGCGAATTCGGCCGGCCCCTGCCCGGCGGGACCGGCGGACGCCCCGACCCCCTCGAGGCCCGCGGCCAGGGCGTCGGCACGCTGAACGCCCGGATCCTGGGCGGCGCGGTCAGCAGCGCCGGCTTCCTCGCGGAGGACGCCACCCGCAAGAGCCTGTCCCCCGACGACGACTACGTCCTCCTCGCGCTGGCACCGAACGGCATCCCGGTGGACCGCACGCTGTCCGCCGGCGCCTACCGGCTCACGGCCGTCCAGGCACCGTACGGCGACGTGATCATCACCGGGCTTCCGCTGGCCGAGAAGGAGAACACCCTGGCCTCACTGGTCTGGACCATGGTGGTGGTGTCCGCCGGCGGCCTCGTGCTGATCGGCCTCGCCGGCACGGCCCTGATCCGCCGGACAATGAAACCGCTGGAGCAGCTGTCCGAGGTGGCCACCAAGGTGTCCCGCCTCCCGCTCGACGCCGGTGAGGTGGCACTCGCGGTGCGGGTTCCGGCGTCGGCCGCCCATCCCGGAACGGAAGTGGGCAGTGTGGGCTACGCGCTGAACCAGATGCTGGACAACGTCTCCAACGCGCTCGAGGCGCGGCAGCACAGCGAGATGAAGGTGCGCCAGTTCGTGGCGGACGCCTCGCACGAGCTGCGCACCCCGCTGACCGCCATCCGCGGGTACACCGAGCTGATGCGGATGACTGAGCACTTCACGCCGGACGGCGAGAAGTCCCTCGCCCGGGTGCAGAGCCAGTCCCTGCGGATGACCACGCTGGTGGAGGACCTGCTGCTGCTGGCGCGGCTGGACGAGGGCCAGCCGCTCAAGCTCAGCGATGTTGACCTCACGCAGTTGGCGATCGAGACGGTCAGCGATGAGAAGGTCATAGCCCCGGACCGCGTCTGGCAACTGGAGCTGCCGGAAGAGCCCGTGGTGGTCCGCGGCGATGCGGCCCAGCTCCACCAGCTGCTGGCCAACCTGCTCTCCAATGCCCGTAAGCACACCCCGCCCGGGACGAAGGTGGTCACCGGCGTGATGCGCTCGGCCGACGGCAGCGCCGTGGTGACGGTGACGGACAACGGCAGCGGGATCGCGCCCGAGTTCATTGACCGGGTCTTTGCCCGTTTCGCTCGGGCCGACGCGGCACGGAAGAACCCTGCGGTGACGACGGCAGCGGCGGCCGCCCGGGCGGGTGCGCCGGTCACCTCGGGGGCACCCGCCCGCGCTGGAGCAGGGCCGGCCGGCGGGGCCCCGGCACCGGCACCTACCGCCGAGGGGACCAGCGGACTGGGTCTGTCCATCGTGCAGTCGATTGTGGAGGCCCACGGCGGAACCGTCGAGGTCACCTCCCGGCCGGGCCGGACGGAGTTCGCCGTCCGCCTTCCACCGGCTCCGCCTGCCGCCCCCCGGTGA
- a CDS encoding dodecin family protein, whose amino-acid sequence MSVARITTLSANSKTSFDAAIKEGVDRANKTLRNVTGAWVKEQKVEISDGAVVAWHVVLEVTFFLDD is encoded by the coding sequence ATGTCTGTTGCTCGGATTACTACCCTGAGCGCGAACTCCAAGACCTCGTTCGATGCCGCCATCAAGGAGGGCGTCGACCGGGCTAACAAGACCCTGCGCAATGTCACGGGGGCGTGGGTGAAGGAACAGAAGGTTGAAATCAGCGACGGCGCCGTCGTTGCCTGGCACGTTGTGCTGGAAGTGACGTTTTTCCTGGACGACTGA
- a CDS encoding NAD(P)/FAD-dependent oxidoreductase — protein sequence MTAQPEREFDVIVIGAGAVGENVADRVVRGGLTAVLVEAELVGGECSYWACMPSKALLRPGTALHGAQTVPGAEQAVTRTLDAAAVLKRRDYFTSNWQDDGQVKWVEDTGIELIRGHGWITAPRKVEVAGLDGNSYALSARHAVVVATGSRPNVPPIDGLADIEFWTTREATSAKKIPKRLAVLGGGVAGTELAQAYARLGAAVTVVARHGLLGAFPGPAVKLVAAGLRADGVELHLNTGTQSVRENADGSYALVLDGGRTVTADKLLVATGRHPALEGIGLESVGLTPADGKPLRLRTDSTGMVADATGNDATGGAAGNGGPWLYAVGDAAGKVMLTHQGKYEARATGDTIAARAKGRLDGEPAPWSRYAQTADEHAVPNVVFTDPELASVGRTVQQAEKDGYRVSSVELPIQVAGSSLHAEHYEGWAQLVVDEDRKVLLGATFAGPDVAELLHAATIAVVGEVPLDRLWHAVPSYPTISEVWLRLLEDYGL from the coding sequence ATGACAGCACAGCCTGAACGTGAATTCGATGTCATCGTGATCGGCGCGGGCGCCGTCGGTGAGAATGTTGCGGACCGCGTGGTCCGCGGCGGACTGACTGCGGTGCTGGTTGAGGCGGAACTGGTGGGCGGTGAATGCTCCTACTGGGCGTGCATGCCGTCGAAGGCCCTGCTCCGGCCCGGAACGGCCCTGCACGGCGCCCAGACCGTCCCCGGCGCCGAGCAGGCGGTTACCCGGACCCTGGATGCCGCCGCCGTGCTGAAGCGCCGGGACTACTTCACCTCCAACTGGCAGGACGACGGCCAGGTCAAGTGGGTCGAGGACACCGGGATCGAGCTGATCCGCGGCCACGGCTGGATCACCGCCCCGCGCAAGGTGGAGGTGGCAGGGCTGGACGGCAACAGCTACGCGCTCTCGGCGCGGCACGCCGTCGTGGTCGCGACCGGTTCCCGCCCCAATGTGCCGCCCATTGACGGGTTGGCGGACATCGAATTCTGGACCACGCGGGAGGCCACCTCCGCAAAGAAAATCCCCAAACGGCTGGCCGTTCTCGGCGGCGGCGTGGCCGGCACCGAACTCGCCCAGGCCTACGCGCGGCTTGGCGCGGCGGTGACGGTGGTGGCCCGGCACGGGCTGCTGGGCGCGTTCCCGGGGCCGGCGGTGAAACTTGTCGCGGCAGGCCTGCGCGCGGACGGCGTCGAACTCCACCTCAACACCGGAACCCAAAGCGTCCGCGAGAACGCGGACGGAAGCTACGCCCTCGTGCTCGACGGCGGCCGCACTGTCACTGCGGACAAACTCCTCGTAGCCACCGGCCGGCACCCGGCACTGGAAGGGATCGGGCTGGAGAGCGTGGGGCTCACCCCCGCGGACGGCAAACCGCTGCGGCTCCGGACCGATTCCACCGGCATGGTTGCGGACGCCACCGGAAATGATGCAACCGGCGGCGCAGCCGGCAACGGCGGGCCATGGCTCTACGCCGTCGGCGACGCCGCCGGGAAAGTCATGCTGACCCACCAGGGCAAATACGAGGCCCGGGCCACCGGGGACACCATCGCCGCGCGGGCCAAGGGCCGGCTCGACGGGGAGCCCGCCCCGTGGAGCCGCTACGCGCAGACGGCCGACGAGCATGCCGTGCCGAACGTGGTGTTCACCGACCCGGAACTGGCCAGCGTGGGGCGGACGGTGCAACAGGCGGAAAAGGACGGTTACCGAGTCTCTTCGGTGGAGCTCCCCATCCAGGTGGCCGGCTCCTCGCTGCACGCCGAGCATTACGAGGGCTGGGCCCAGCTCGTGGTCGATGAGGACCGCAAGGTCCTGCTGGGTGCTACGTTCGCGGGCCCGGACGTGGCCGAGCTGCTGCACGCCGCCACCATTGCCGTCGTGGGCGAAGTGCCGCTGGACCGCCTCTGGCATGCGGTTCCGTCCTACCCCACGATCAGCGAAGTGTGGCTCCGCCTGCTCGAGGACTACGGCCTCTGA
- a CDS encoding ABC transporter ATP-binding protein → MLSAHQLHVNGRRDDLLPPTSLQARRGGLLLVSGTRQDQRTALALALSGRMKPSGGTLEWDGSPRTRNLRQASAVVDSPGVNDPEQHLSVRDLVTEDLALVPRRYRGALLSKPWLKVNRFEDIAGLWTEQLPADRRLELLTALALVDPHTDLLVADSPDRHSGDPADWLPRLEELANDAGRPLAVVATVSRVPERWSGPTAVIGNAAVRTAEGLPQELCETPETEDAK, encoded by the coding sequence TTGCTCTCTGCGCATCAGCTCCACGTGAACGGCCGGCGGGATGACCTGCTTCCGCCCACCTCGCTGCAGGCCCGCCGCGGCGGGCTCCTGCTGGTGTCCGGAACGCGGCAGGACCAGCGCACCGCCCTGGCCCTGGCCCTGAGCGGACGCATGAAGCCTTCCGGCGGGACCTTGGAATGGGACGGGAGCCCCCGGACCAGGAACCTCCGGCAGGCGAGCGCCGTCGTGGACTCCCCCGGCGTCAACGATCCCGAGCAGCACCTGAGCGTCCGCGATCTCGTCACGGAGGACCTTGCCCTGGTCCCCCGCCGCTACCGTGGTGCCCTGCTCAGCAAACCCTGGCTCAAGGTCAACCGCTTCGAGGACATCGCCGGGCTGTGGACCGAGCAGCTTCCGGCAGACCGGCGGCTCGAACTGCTCACAGCCCTTGCCCTCGTGGATCCGCACACCGACCTCCTCGTGGCTGACTCTCCGGACCGCCACAGCGGCGATCCCGCGGACTGGCTGCCGCGGCTTGAGGAACTGGCGAACGACGCCGGCCGTCCGCTCGCCGTCGTAGCCACCGTCAGCCGTGTCCCGGAGCGCTGGTCGGGCCCCACCGCGGTGATCGGCAATGCGGCTGTCCGCACCGCAGAAGGCCTTCCGCAGGAGCTGTGCGAAACTCCCGAGACGGAGGACGCAAAGTGA